TTCTTAAGGCTAGCATCACAATTATTAATACATGTCATGGTTAGGTCTTGAAGACCAGGTTGAGGAGAACCCATTAAGGATGGCCGGAAGAGTACTTCAGGGCATATAAACCTTTCCTTTCCTATAATGATTCGCTGTCCATCTGGAAGTTTATACTCTGCTAGGTACTTATTTTGTGGCAAACGTAACTCATTATTGAAGTCAAAGGAAATGTagcaaaattgtttttttatgtCTTCAATTATGTCTCGGTGCTCTACGTTAAATTTATGGCCAGTTCCATTTAAATTCTCCATTAGGCATTTTGTAACGTCTGCTCCTGCATAATCTACTCTGCCTGTTAAACTAGTAAGAACGTGTCCTTCACTTATCGGGACTGCATAAGACACACCATGGCCACATTCAACAACAAGGCTGGATGTCCTTCCATACGAATACATAGCAAGTCTTGGCTGATAGGCCATGTGGAAAGCTGGGACGTTGAAGGTCTCAAACATCATCTCTATATATTTTTCTCTGTTAGTTATTGGGCTCAGTGGAGGATCAGACAGCAGAACAGCATGCTCATCAGGTGTAATCTTCATCTCCTGAACAAACAGGTATTCAAGCATGGCTTCAATGCAATACCAGTCCACAATTGCACCATGCCATAGAGGATTTACAAGCTTTTGGGAGATATTAGGAAAAAACTCTTTTTCTTTGCCAATTAAATATTCCTTTTGGATGCCTCCTGTTTTGCAAGTCTCTCTAAAAGGTTTTACCACTGTAGACGAAACAACAAATGAAGGTTTTGGGTCCCCTGCATATCCAATTTTGCAAGAACCTGTTCCTATATCAATTATGACTGGCCTGGTTTCTTTCAGAACTTTAGATCTTGCCTTCCTTTGTACCTCTGGGTTTGCAATATTGGTAACTAACAGAGCTCTCTTTGCAAGACCTGGCAGAACAGTACCAGTCGGCCAAAAAGTTTCTTCCAAGCTTGCTTTAGAAGTCATGATAGTACAGACCTTATTATCTTACTCCACTGAGCAACAATAATTTGTTGGTAGATGTTGCTACTACGATGATGTCACAGAGAAGCGACATACAATATTTCACAAGTCAGCTACTACATCATAATGGGAATAATACAGCAGGAATACCTTACAAGTTAACCTTTAGAAACCAATAGCATTTCTTATTATGATTACTTATTGTTCACTTTCTCTGTATCAGACTGGGACTATTGCATTGTTCAGTGTAATTTCATGactctttttttttaagtcacccatATAGGAACCAGAACTTTCTGTACCAGACAAGCTCTTCACGTGAGGGGGCAGTAACAGTTACTGATGATAATCATATGACATCTAAAATTCAAGGTGGTCTCTAAATCAGAAGGTGGGCAGGAAAGTGGATACAGTATATTATTGGATGGTAGGATGCAGTGATGGAGATAGTCATTATAGATGCAAAACCACTAGAATACATCTGTTTgttgtcacattaaaggtggttTACAGCTTTTATGCTTACTTTTGTTTTAGAATAGGAAATCATACTTTTGTGAAATACATGCATAAAAATTTTTCCACGGACCTGTACGCTGTGTGCGCGTGCAGATCCCCAAGGCAAACAAGCAAACGTGATTATATCTCCAGGCCCTCTCCTTTAAAGCTGGGGGGTGGGGAGTAATAAGGAGTGTGGCTTTTGGTGCAATAGAGATGCCctttgttaatttgcatatcagaaaaagaaCAATATAAAGCAATTGTAGGGCAGTTATGTCTGACCACTCTTTATAGGAAAGAACAATCACTACTGCTCACTTTATTAACAAAATTACCTAGAGACGGGCAGCCGTGCCACAAATCACGTAAAGAGAGGAACTCTGCTTTACATGTAATAACCACAATAAATATAATTTATTCCACCATTAGTCTTGTATGGTTATCTCATGGAGACATCTGTGATCTGACCCACAATACTGAACGTCAGGGGTCACATGATGTGTAGGATATGACATTACACAGGACTGATCCCTGAGCTATACTATTCTACTGAGCAATTAATTCACACAGGGCAGTTTTGCTGTAGAAATTTCTGTGACTatcccattcatctgaatggttcttgcagaaatccatatggtGCTGTCAAAGCAGCCCCGTTCAGTTGAATAGAACAGAATTTCATCTGCAGAAGTTGTTCACAAATTTGATgcatatgaataattttggagcaGATTGCACAGGTGATATGAGATAGCTCGTCCCCACTTTTTGCACGCTGACGTCTGCCTCTCTCTCAGAGCATGCTCACAAGACACTCAGATATACAGAAACTGCTTTTTACGTCTGTGTGATAAAGAATATACAATCAGAagataaaacagaaaaatatgctTCAGTGTACATTTGTTAGCTGCTGCACATCCTGTAGACAACAGACCTTAGCGTCTGATCACATCAGCAACTAGTACAAGAcatggaggctcctattgctatatcTTTATtgacaaccacagcagcaaagaaaaaacatcCTGAGATTAGCATATCACCATGGCAATAGGCCCTCCCCTTATAGCCCCTATATAGTGTCCATGCATTAGGAAAtccccctctttctttgctgctgccacagaTAGTATAGTAGAGAGTATACATGTCTTTGTTCCTCACTGTTAGCCATTATTGTGTATTCATCTTATTTGCGGTTGGgggcttgtaattttttttctttctccctaGGTTATTCACCTTTTTTATCTCCGGAGGCTCTCCCTCCCTTAGCTTTTTTCCTTCTCCCCCTGCTTATGCTGCCGTTTTCCCCTGGTAGGGGAGATTTTTTTTCTACCCTTACACTGTGCCCTACCTGTTTCCTCCGCCTCCTTTGTCCTCTTACCTACTGCACCGTTCCTCACCGCGGCTGTGATCTCACGAGACTTCGGCTGCCATAGCGTGTTTTCGGCACCCATTTTGGATCACGCTTCTGTCGGCCTCTCTCCTTCCTGCGCCGTCTCCTTTTTCGCGCGCTACCTTCTCTCCTTCGGCCACACCCTTCCGCTTCCGGTCTTTAGTCCGTGCAATCGGCAGCTCCTTCATTCGGCGCCTGGCTTACTCCCTTGTGTTGGTAACTCGCCTTACTGGCTTTAGTCTACTGTGCCCAGATAGTTATTATACTTAGCTAGACTGCTTCCCTTACAGGATAGGTGCATTCAGTTTTTCTGCAGACTGCTTCTATATACATATCCTTCCACTATGTCCCAGCAAGGTATATGCCCTCCAGTCCTCAGGCTGAGGACTCTGATATGGGGGCCCATTCCCCTTGCCATAATCCCCCTCTATGCCCCGGgggagttccccccccccccccccccccccccctttagacCTTTCCCAGGTGGATGCTTTCCAGCGCTCTTTCTCGGACGCTATTTTAGCAGCCATGGGGTCAATGTCCCAGACCCTATCTAGGTCCATCTTTGACGCCCTGAGAGCGCAACCTTCCACATCCAGGGAGCTCCCTCATGCCTCCATAAACACCTCGAATGGTGTGTCTTTTGCCACCCTTGACGCGCAAAAGAGCCTTCCCACGTCAGGCAGAAAAGGCGCAGAACTGGAAATGTGCCAGAGCACAACCGGTTACTGATTCTGAGTCCGAAGTCGGCTCTGATGAGGAGGCTAGAGCAGATGACCTGGATATGTCAGGAGAAGAATTTTCAGGTATGTCTGACAGGCGTTCCACCCCAGCCCCTCCTGGTGTCGCCTTTCCTGAGTCCGCGGTCTCCACCTTGGCTACTTTAACGTATCCTTCTGGTGAACCACTTTTCGATCCTGAATATTCTCCACCACCCTCGATCCGCGGAATGGCTCCTGGTGGCACAATATTTGGAGTCACGTGTGCGCTGCCCTCTTAGTAAAGAGCCTCTAAACGAAGAAGTCATCggtgcaggtgcactgaggaagcGAGCATCCTTCTTTCAGAACGCCTGCGCcaaatgaagacacgtaaggtgcaggcgcgggatttgaattgcagacagggccagctggaggaggagaacTGGAAGAGGGGgctttttttaaaaggaggatgtggcggctaccagcaagtagactccctacttgctggtagtaaagtaatttgtatattttaaaagctagatttttttttttatgaaacgaAGCCACAAAACAAGGTAAGAGccatatatagggaatagtcgtacaataaggattttaagatgccaaaaaatgaaaaataagttttgggggggggggggggtgacagaagccctttaaggatttGAGTCGATTCGTGGGCGCCTTCACGGACAAGTATGAATGAAAAGAGTGTTTCAGAGCAGGGTttccaccagggccggcagttctagGGGCCATCTGTCCAGCCGCTCCACCTCGAGGCTCCTACACCCATAGACCCTTTCCCCAGAGAACAGCCTTCCAGGAGGCCAGGCAACCGTCAAGTTTTTTCCCCTCCAGAGGTGCACCAGGCCAATTCAGAGGTTACAGAGGAACCACCAACTCGCGACTACCCTTTGCTAAGTGCCATACCTCTAATTTTCCCCTcccctccatgacggcaccttacttggattatcctcctcctccagccaggCAGGGACAGGAAGGTTCAAAAGGGCCCGCCTCCTCACTTAtcttcagtgtcttcctgtccttGCCAGGCGGAGGATAGGACTACGTTTGTGCCCCGGTCGGGAGCTTTTCGCGGAGGGCGGGTGCATTGCGCCAGCCACGGTCTTACCTTGGGCAAGTAAGTCCGTTCCATGGATGCCTGCCGCGGTCCCCTTTTCAAAACTCGCGCGCGCCAGCGCGTAGTGGCAGGCCGCGGCAACCGGACACTCAGGGAGTACTTCCGGTTTCCAGGCTGCCCGCTGCCCGAGATTCTCGGCTCCGGCGGGTGacgtcatctaggggcctaattgATGTAGCCGGAGAGTTGCCCGGCCGGATGACGTCGGAGGTCAGGGGGAGGACTTCCGGCCACACGtacattcaaaatctggcgccctGGTCAAGTCGGATGTCGGCCTCTGACCAGACAGTTGCAAGCTTCCTGCAGCCTCAGACATCCGCACGTATGGATCAGGAGGAGGCTATGGACCAACCTGTAGCTGTGAGTGACATCCAGGTTGTGAGTATGGAATGCTTCTTGCACTATACTAAGTCTTTCtcatctttcccctttttttgtaTGGAAGAGTGACAAGGATAGCTCTGTAAGGCCTAAAATATCGCCGAAATCTAAAATTCCTAGATGTCGCGTATGTTCGGCCAAACTCCCCGATAACTAtgcttgtgttcggatcggctatcagaaaggtgtccctaacctatctaaccctatcttcaacaagcagtagaattgtgccgtaactgctgctgtagggtagcctaaaggggccaaaaagcatggaccgtatttagagtaaatatatacataccattacgatgcccgctttgaacgccgaaaactctgcccgatgaaggtgcggaatataccgtacacaacagcgacttctatataccttacctctttgtcacgtgccgttgttttaggaggtagctaaagttgatgttttgaaagagcggtcggtagtcaaacgatttacccctatgttgacgatcatatgaacatattgcaagaaggtctgaacccgggagctgcgaactgaaataacaatggtgaatgtgatagaagacttaatgaagtccaaccattcgctaagggccctgctcggacaccaactattgctggtagcaaatactacacctatacttatcccccaggccactgcttaaattatttcttattattaatatAGGACCCAAAAACCCAGaggatggcatatgccgcttaactctgataatggatcgggacgtaatcgcctgtagtcgtgacaggacccattaacctgtagtcgtgacaggatttcgtaattgcctgaagacgtgacaggacttattaacctgtagacgtgacaggatttcgtaattgcctgaagacgtgacaggacttattaacctgtagacgtgacaggatttcgtaattgcctgaagacgtgacaggacttattaacctgtagacgtgacaggatttcgtaattgcctgaagacgtgacaggacttattaacctgtagacgtgacaggatttcgtaatcgcctgtagtcgtgacaggacttattaactgccaggcgcgagagaccctaatggcggggccaggcaTCTGCGAGGGAAGAAATGTAACCTGAAGGAAGCAGCCATGTTCATTAGgggaacggtatcagagcggtgcactgactgcccccgagaaaatactgagtaaccatgatgtagcaatgaaaagaaaaatgcggccttaagtggaagccgaagtgatgtatgaacaggtgggtgaacgcagctctggatgtgagtagtgcctgaaaacatggtatgggcccagctgtgagcatgaagagcactgtataacgcagctgtgaatgcaatctgagctaacagggtatcaatgttatgcaacagcaacgcatgaacgcagctctagtggtgaacagagtataaattgtaaatgcagacacatggacatagctatGAAAGTAACGcccccacataatgctgcaggcttttttttttttttttttcccaggatggtcaccacagcaccaccaaaaaataaaaacaaaaaataaatcataaacgTGTATGAGCATGAACCTTGAAGCAACGACAATAAGGCAACATAATGCACCTGTACcccagcacagaaccgctgacacatgtgtgcccataacatacagtttatagataaaccactcttacctataggagcatcagaactcaaatgcaggcgcctcgactgatctgcatggatccccacatgcagacccctggtatacataccccaactccttgcctgtttggcattagctacgggtgtgcccctgcatgttaaaaacacactttttttttttttttttttttaaatagaggaaacctgcgaccatacctacaccaggcgcctgctaggccaacaactatatgcaatgacccccaacaagcccctggacagccgagcattcactagaccataagcaccccgctctgctttgaaccagagtactgcacatcgcatgccgccctgtaggcac
This portion of the Bufo gargarizans isolate SCDJY-AF-19 chromosome 1, ASM1485885v1, whole genome shotgun sequence genome encodes:
- the ACTL7A gene encoding actin-like protein 7A, which translates into the protein MTSKASLEETFWPTGTVLPGLAKRALLVTNIANPEVQRKARSKVLKETRPVIIDIGTGSCKIGYAGDPKPSFVVSSTVVKPFRETCKTGGIQKEYLIGKEKEFFPNISQKLVNPLWHGAIVDWYCIEAMLEYLFVQEMKITPDEHAVLLSDPPLSPITNREKYIEMMFETFNVPAFHMAYQPRLAMYSYGRTSSLVVECGHGVSYAVPISEGHVLTSLTGRVDYAGADVTKCLMENLNGTGHKFNVEHRDIIEDIKKQFCYISFDFNNELRLPQNKYLAEYKLPDGQRIIIGKERFICPEVLFRPSLMGSPQPGLQDLTMTCINNCDASLKNSMLNNILLCGGITMLEGFPERFQKELNQFSCHQKPSVLAWPERQFSTWRGGSVLASLKSFQQVWLYRKEYEEHGPSIVYRLCF